A region of Faecalibacterium taiwanense DNA encodes the following proteins:
- a CDS encoding ATP-binding protein has translation MNIKRAKEEIEHTVKAYLAKDALGEYAIPAIRQRPILLMGPPGIGKTQVMEQVARECGVALVAYTITHHTRQSAVGLPFIRQRNYGGKDVSVTEYTMSEIIASIYAKMEATGLSEGILFIDEINCVSETLAPTMLQFLQCKTFGNQAVPAGWVIVAAGNPPEYNKSVRDFDIVTLDRVRRMDIEPDLPVWKDYARAAHIHSAILSYLELHPQNFYQINADVDGTQFVTARGWEDLSNLLDTYETLGLQADEDLIREYIQHPKIAEDFSAYLDLYYKYRDDYGVEEILAGQAKPAVFARLLQAPFDERLSLVSLILAGLGTRFTASRQADAVADSCYAFLRETKKALATVPEDIPDGSAEMFHQQIMDYDTETQQKRAAGLLSKDALTTRLQVLAVLRGWEGELRRANAAGTQEAFDLLRGQFQSLADEREKAQQTASAALEAAFDFMEQAFAESQEMVVFVTELTVDPVSHAFLTENGCERYFKYNKDLLLDHRKAALQQELAAEQRRHGGV, from the coding sequence ATGAATATCAAACGAGCCAAAGAAGAAATTGAACACACCGTAAAAGCCTACCTTGCCAAGGATGCTCTGGGCGAATACGCCATCCCGGCCATCCGGCAGCGTCCCATTCTGCTCATGGGGCCTCCGGGCATTGGCAAGACGCAGGTGATGGAGCAGGTAGCCCGGGAGTGCGGCGTGGCGCTGGTGGCCTACACCATCACCCACCACACCCGCCAGAGCGCCGTGGGCCTGCCCTTCATCCGCCAGCGCAATTATGGCGGCAAAGATGTCTCCGTGACTGAATATACCATGAGCGAGATCATTGCCAGCATCTACGCCAAGATGGAGGCCACCGGCCTCTCCGAGGGCATTCTGTTCATCGACGAGATCAACTGTGTGTCGGAAACGCTGGCCCCCACCATGCTGCAATTTTTGCAATGCAAGACCTTTGGCAATCAGGCCGTGCCTGCGGGCTGGGTGATCGTGGCGGCAGGCAACCCACCGGAATATAACAAATCTGTGCGCGACTTTGATATCGTTACGCTGGACCGCGTGCGCCGCATGGACATTGAGCCGGACCTGCCCGTGTGGAAGGACTATGCCCGCGCTGCCCACATCCACAGCGCCATTTTGAGCTATCTGGAGCTGCACCCGCAGAACTTCTACCAGATCAACGCCGATGTGGACGGCACCCAGTTCGTGACCGCCCGCGGCTGGGAGGATCTTTCCAATCTGCTGGACACCTACGAAACACTGGGTCTGCAGGCTGATGAAGACCTGATCCGCGAGTACATCCAGCACCCGAAGATCGCAGAGGACTTCTCCGCCTACCTCGACCTTTACTATAAGTACCGCGACGACTACGGCGTAGAGGAGATCTTGGCCGGACAGGCAAAGCCCGCCGTGTTCGCACGGCTGCTGCAGGCCCCCTTCGACGAGCGGCTTTCGCTGGTCAGCCTGATCCTTGCAGGCCTCGGCACCCGGTTCACGGCCTCCCGTCAGGCAGATGCAGTGGCCGACAGCTGCTATGCCTTTCTGCGGGAGACCAAAAAAGCCCTTGCCACCGTTCCGGAGGATATCCCGGACGGCTCGGCAGAAATGTTCCACCAGCAGATCATGGATTACGACACCGAAACACAGCAAAAGCGTGCCGCCGGGCTGCTGAGCAAAGATGCTCTGACCACCCGCCTGCAAGTGCTGGCCGTGCTGCGCGGCTGGGAGGGCGAACTGCGCCGTGCCAACGCCGCCGGCACACAGGAAGCCTTCGACCTGCTGCGCGGGCAGTTCCAGTCCCTTGCCGATGAGCGCGAAAAGGCCCAGCAGACCGCCAGCGCCGCGCTGGAAGCCGCTTTCGACTTTATGGAACAGGCCTTTGCCGAAAGCCAGGAGATGGTGGTGTTCGTCACCGAGCTGACGGTGGACCCGGTGTCCCACGCCTTCCTCACCGAGAACGGCTGCGAGCGCTACTTCAAGTACAACAAAGACCTGCTGCTGGACCACCGCAAAGCTGCCCTGCAGCAGGAGCTGGCGGCAGAGCAGCGC